Proteins encoded together in one Microbacterium oxydans window:
- a CDS encoding peptidase, whose amino-acid sequence MNVVIDWFAFLQVFAAALVGAAAIVTFYALGLRLLVRSGRAPVVSPAEFTDAITVISEKELKRAEKQAAKAARKSPLTEGQKSVALVGAYGCFALCAAAVVAGILIIVIGH is encoded by the coding sequence ATGAACGTCGTGATCGACTGGTTCGCGTTCCTGCAGGTGTTCGCGGCGGCGCTCGTCGGCGCGGCCGCCATCGTCACCTTCTACGCCCTCGGCCTCCGTCTGCTCGTGCGCAGCGGTCGGGCCCCCGTCGTGAGCCCCGCGGAGTTCACCGACGCGATCACCGTGATCTCCGAGAAGGAGCTCAAGCGGGCCGAGAAGCAGGCGGCGAAGGCCGCGCGGAAGAGCCCGCTCACCGAGGGGCAGAAGTCCGTGGCGCTCGTGGGCGCGTACGGATGCTTCGCGCTCTGCGCCGCCGCCGTCGTCGCCGGCATCCTGATCATCGTCATCGGGCACTGA